catgttcagtgacttgatcagtCAGTGGAGAACAAATCCAATATGGAAGATCAATCCGATTTCACTCATCCTGAActtcaatccatccatcaattttctCAACCCGCTATGAAATGCAAAGCGGTTGCCAGAGCCcgtcccagctactgttggacgAAGATGAGGTATATCCTGGACAGATTGGCAGTCAGTCGCACGGCCAATTTGGGTGGAGCAATCACGCTCGTTATGTTGGCCACCGAGAGATTGGCTGGCAGACCtttggatgtttttcttatttttgagacaataataaaaaagatcctttaagtttttctatttttgtctttcctCACTTGGGTTAATACGGGACAACAAGTCTTTAAACTGTGTCACAGACAGATGGAACGACCGCAGTGGAAGCGGCcatcattcagacgcagctcctgcagcaggaaTGAATGATCTTATGAACCCCGACATGGAGACGTCATTACTGATCATTTGTAGAGCTCGATAACATAAATAACACTGATCTTCATGCATTGTAAATAACATAACCAGCcaccactccatgtagcgatcaggctaaaaacctCTGGCAGTAGCTCCTTCCACATTGCCTCttgtggaaggttggtgccagtggaCTCACtatcagtgtgtaaatgtgtgtgtcaATGGTTTGAATGGGTCTGTGGCTGTACAGCGCCTTGGGCCTTCAATGAAGGTATCAAAGCGCTATAAAAATATAacccatttaccatttactgtAGGTCCCTGCAGTGTACAACAGGGATGTCAAAGTCGATCTCACAAGgggggaaaacaaaacacaccttaggtcacgggccaaacaggacaaacatttattaaacacacttaaactacattttaaaaactttaaaaatgtaaccttttacaaaactataaataaaaaggaaggaatattattccagaataaataaaccttaagtaactttcaatCTTTTAccctctgtaaaaatatattttgtcaaagttagaaataagcacaagataacatcaggccattaataacaataaaataaaatgatttgcaGGGCTGGATATAAACAcctggcgggccggatccggcccccgtgccttgactttgacacatggtgtACAGAAGGCCTTGATAGTAAATATACTACATATACCATGAAATACTTCACACAGAGAACATACTCAGTTCTGAAACAACAGTTCATAGATTTGATAGGAAGCTAGATCCCATGATGATTGACTATTACTTTTGTTACACTATTATCTATTCAGAGACATTGTCTTTAACCATGTTTTAGATAAATCAACCTATAGAGACAGAGGAACCACCATTACAACATGATatcatatttcaaattatttacacCTACAAATGaccatttaattacatttatgtttGGTGGACATATACATATGTCTTCATAGAATTTACAGATGTATTTATTCTGCATccctaaagatgaataaaaacacttattaaaaaaaatcctaacttaTTTTACCATTCATGCATGAGAGGGTTAACATTGCAGTGTGCTGCCCTTTTGTCTGCCTCTGACTCATTCTGACTGTGAAAGCACAGCCAGAGGGCGGGGCTTGGGAGGAGATTGACAACAGAAAGAAAAGGCTGAGATTCCTCAGCATGATGGGCTAATCACAGTGGTCCTTGATCTGAGTTTAATGAAATTGTGTATACTTACAtaacaattaatttatttagctGTTCATTTATTTGATAGGAACATTATACATTAATGGCGGGGGAggagggctgcatggtggcgcagtggttagcgttcacagcaagaaggccctggttcaaatcccggctgggacctttctgtgtggagtttgcatgttctccccgtgcatgcgtgggttttcaccggggactccggcttcctcccactgtccaaaaacatgcttcataggttaatcggtgactctaaattgtccctaggtgtgaatgtgagagtgaatgggtgtgtgattgaggccctgagacagactggcgacctgtccagggtgtaccccaccttcgcccatcagtagccgggattggctccggcaccccgcgaccacaaaagggaagaagcggccaagaagatggatggatggatggcggAGGAGGAGACCGGAAAGACTCGGCAGGCCTAAACGTACTGCAAGgctctgctgggaacgtctggctgagccctccgtcagagaggtctttaactcccacatccgggaaagcttcaagcaggtaccgagggaggttggttaCATGGAGTCcggtggaccatgttctccacctctattgtctctgctgctttccggagctgcggtcgcaaggtctctggtgcctgtcgtggcggcaacccccgaacccggtggtggacaccgcaagtaagggatgccatcaagctgaagaaggagtcctatcaggcctggctggcttgtgggactccagatgcagctgacaggtaccggcagtttaagcgagctgcggcctgggagccaggacctccagcatgtattggagcggtttgcagccgagtgtgaatcggctgggatgagggtcagcaccactaagtctgaggccatggttctggaccggagaaaggtagtttgtcctctctcagtgggtggaggactcctgcctcaggtggaggagtttaaatatcttggggtcttgttcacgagtgagggaaggtcggagcgtgagatcaacaggcggattggagcggcatCCGCTATTTTGCAGTCGCTGTactggtccgttgtggtgaaaagagagctgagccagaaagcaaagctctgggtcgtgaccgaaagaacgagatcccgactacaagcggctgaaattagttttctctggagggtggctgggcgctcccttagagatagggtgaggagctcggtcacccagagagagctcggagtagagccgcttctcctccgcatggagaggagccagttgagatggatcaggcatctggtccggatgcctcctggacgcctccctggagaggtgttccgggcatgtcccactgggcggagaccccggggaagacccaggacacgctggagagactatgtttctcggcttgcctgggaacgcctcggggtccccccaaaggagctggaggaagtggctggggagagggaagtctgggcatctttgcttagactgctgcccccgcgacccggtccggatgaagcggaagacgatggatgggtggatggatggatggattatacATTAAAAGCATTGCTACCAATGTACCAAAGTTAGCTACAAAACTTTATAGGCTCAAAGTGCCGTACAGTGTTCCCCTgcttatttgcatttctttattcgcggtttcacgtatttgctaattttttttcctgtccgctttgtccctttcggggtcgcggggtgccggagcctatcccgcctactgatgggcgaaggcggggtacaccctggacaggttgccagtctgtcgcagggcctcaatcacacacccatccactctcacattcacacctaggggcaatttagagtcaccaattaacgaAGAATTACCAAGTTTAGCGCAAACGGTCCTAAAatggcttttcctgctcataaCAAAATGGCTGCTTATAGGAACTGtagaaaacacttttggcgggaaaagttttgcCAGTTTTCCGAATTTTGTGGTAAGAATAACTCatcagttgtttttatttttttaaatgattacttgctgtattaaaatattctaaaatgtgTTGATAATGAATTGTTTATAAttcagttacaccatgttaaaaatgtgtgaatcaaaTTTAAGACAGTTGgtaaataagatgttttttttccccttaacgttcatgttaatattttttgcatcCTAATTGTGAAGGTTGGCCAAAGGTGGACCCTCAGCATGTATGGAAAGCTGATGGTGGACCCAAAAACAATCCCTCACTTCACAAAAAACACCACTTATATAGAATTCAGACCATAAACTTAGCAGTGGGGAGAAGTGCCTGACTAAATATAAACAGTGAGGGTAAAAAACTAATGGATAAAATGTGATGTCTAACTAACTTTAAAGTGACTGAGAAAACTACTGACTAATAAGAAACTAAATGCAGCATTAATAAtgagtaaaacaaaagaaacggTCTCCACATCCATCCCTCTCAGGCTGGACAACAGCTGGTGTTCATGGGAGGCCTTCATGGCGCGCTTCATGTAAACACTCCCCTCTGGTGGACtctcaaaaaaagagaaattaatggagagaacacaaaacaaaaatgtcacatgGTCAGCTTTCACCTCAAGTTAGGGAGGATGTGTCACGAATCCTCACAATAACTTAACATTGAAATgggcaaaaaaagaaaccaaatcaTCCAATGGATCATCAGTAATGCTACCTACGTCTTATTAAAAATTGTatcgattttttaaatttttatcaaaaggatcaaaaaacatcttaattccaaaaaacttgtcaatgttttttaatgtaattaatgCTTTACAGGGTTAAGTTTTGACATGTTCAGGACAAATAGCTTACAACTTGCCAACAACTTGAAACACCACTAGTACTCTCATTAAAGAACTTAAAAGTGAAGAACCAGATGAGGACCTGCATGTTCTTCAGATTTCCTGCTCTGAAACCttctgtttggtttgatttggccTTGACCTCTTGGACCCAGCTGTTGAATACACATTTGGTTTCAATTCTGAGCTTGTGTTTGTCTCTGGTTGCAGGTTGGCGTGCCGTCTAACCTGTACTCGCTGTACCACGCTGCTCAACAGCTGAAGCAAAAGAACGAGCTGGGGGTTTACTTGATAAACCTCACCGTGTCCGATCTGCTGTACCTGCTCTCTCTGCCTCTGTGGTTGGACTACTTCTTCAAGGTAACGTACCTGCCTGATCTCACCTAGGTCTGTTTGGCAGCCATGTCGGTTTGAAGTGACTGAGGGTCTGGTGCTCCTCAGGGGGATGACTGGCGTCACAGGGAGTGGTTGTGTAAACTGTGTGGTTTCCTGCTCTATGAGAACATCTACATCAGCATTGGCTTCCTTTGCTGCATCAGTCTGGACCGGTACCTGGCTGTGGTGCATCCTTTAAGGTACATGGGCTCAAAAACTCTTCTGTGGGTCTTCGCTTCACTGGAtgacttttttacttttcttggtCTCCATCTCCAGGTTCACCTATCTGCGCTCCATGAAAGCAGCTTGGTTCTTCAGCGCCATCGTCTGGTTGAAGGAGTTAGCAGTGGGTGTGGTTTTCTTTGGGAAGAAAGAGCTGAGCAGAGACAAGACCAACCAATCGGTGTGCTTTGAGCATTACCCCATGGAAGACTGGGAGCGCCCGATCAACTACTACCGCTTCAGTGTGGGCTTCATGTTCCCTCTGGCCATCCTGCTGGTGAGAAGAAGCTGTTCTCCAACTCTGTGATTCCTATGATCCATCCACATTAAAATGTCCTCTAGGAAAAACAGACCTCCCTTTTTGTTTGAAGTGTTGACTTTCTTTGACTGGAAAATGTCATCCTAGTTTTTCTTTTGGGCTCGGTTCTATTTGGACCTCGCGGTCTTTTATGTTCACTTTggttttaataatttaacccATGTATTTTCTTGATTCTGTTTgcttttactttctgtttttgataTTCTGTCAATTCATGACTTAAGTTAGCACAATAATCGtttcagcaaagaaaaaaataacacaatttcaATTCAACAAACCTTCAATATTGTTcattaaaactcttttttttattttttgaaaaaaacataatcagaattttttttttcatggagatGTCATTTTATAATAagatcttttcttcttttattaacacattaactaACAGTATTattgtgtttatagggtgtttATAAGACATGTATTAACACAATAAGCAGAATTAggcattaacatctaaagtgaggcCATTGTCTACAAAAGCAATATTAATAAACAATATTAATAAGCTTCACAAATGCATTAACTGTCTTTGTCAACactatattgagtgttttgcagcagctcatctaaagtgttaccaaaaaaaacaaaagtttgacaGTCGTGTTTTTCCTCTGTGCAGATCAGTTACCTGTGCGTGCTGAGAGCGGTGGGTCGGAGCGCAGGAACTCAGCCGGATCAGAAGGTCAGGATCAGACAGTTGGTCAGCAGCACCATCCTCATCTTCCTCGTCTGCTTCTCTCCGTACCAC
The genomic region above belongs to Oryzias melastigma strain HK-1 linkage group LG22, ASM292280v2, whole genome shotgun sequence and contains:
- the LOC112147118 gene encoding ovarian cancer G-protein coupled receptor 1, giving the protein MASEMSEEELINCTIEHDIHQNVFSFVYILVLLVGVPSNLYSLYHAAQQLKQKNELGVYLINLTVSDLLYLLSLPLWLDYFFKGDDWRHREWLCKLCGFLLYENIYISIGFLCCISLDRYLAVVHPLRFTYLRSMKAAWFFSAIVWLKELAVGVVFFGKKELSRDKTNQSVCFEHYPMEDWERPINYYRFSVGFMFPLAILLISYLCVLRAVGRSAGTQPDQKVRIRQLVSSTILIFLVCFSPYHFFLLVRTLLERSCNFIETIFNYYHLSLLLTSLNCVADPALYCFVSENVRRSLNQTLVQPAARILFCCCRRGNASPSNHTNNSHEVATDENNGPPTVLLITHTTSDNSVETQVYKDAALNSRTDLLALTVKNRRSDEDECGGADGQADLRSAEDGKSVESFKF